From the Arthrobacter sp. PM3 genome, one window contains:
- the allB gene encoding allantoinase AllB, giving the protein MPEETYDLVLRGRRILTTAGLAAREVGVRGGRIVAIEPLGNGLSGTEVIELAEDETLIPGLVDTHVHVNEPGRTEWEGFASATRAAAAGGVTTIIDMPLNSIPPTTTVEGLKLKREVAEDQAFVDVGFWGGAVPGNKAELRGLHDEGVFGFKCFLLHSGVDEFPHLEADEMEEDMAELKSFDSLMIVHAEDSHAIDHAPHPGGAHYSTFLASRPRGAENKAIAEVIERARWTGARAHILHLSSSDALPMIASAKRDGVHLTVETCPHYLTLMAEEIPDGATAYKCCPPIREASNRELLWAGLQDGTIDCIVSDHSPSTLDLKDLENGDFAVAWGGVSSLQLGLSLIWTEARHRGIPLEQVVSWMSAKPAELARLSQKGQLALGYDADFAVFAPDEAYVVDVSKLKHKNPITPYDGKALSGVVRQTFLRGALVDGRTPTGKLIRRGGV; this is encoded by the coding sequence ATGCCTGAAGAAACTTATGACCTCGTCCTCCGGGGCCGGCGCATCCTCACCACCGCCGGTCTCGCAGCCCGTGAAGTGGGTGTGCGCGGCGGCAGGATCGTCGCCATCGAGCCGCTCGGCAACGGGCTTTCCGGCACGGAAGTGATCGAGCTTGCCGAGGATGAAACCCTCATCCCGGGCCTCGTGGATACCCACGTCCACGTCAACGAGCCCGGCCGCACCGAGTGGGAGGGCTTCGCGTCCGCCACCCGGGCGGCCGCGGCCGGCGGCGTCACCACCATCATCGACATGCCGCTGAACTCCATCCCGCCCACCACCACCGTGGAAGGGCTCAAGCTCAAGCGCGAGGTGGCGGAGGACCAGGCGTTCGTCGACGTCGGATTCTGGGGCGGTGCCGTGCCAGGCAACAAGGCGGAACTGCGCGGCCTGCACGACGAAGGCGTGTTCGGCTTCAAGTGCTTCCTGCTGCATTCCGGTGTGGACGAGTTCCCGCATCTGGAGGCGGACGAGATGGAAGAGGACATGGCCGAGCTCAAGTCCTTTGACTCGCTCATGATCGTCCACGCCGAGGACTCCCACGCAATCGACCACGCACCCCACCCGGGCGGTGCCCACTATTCGACATTCCTGGCTTCCCGCCCCCGCGGCGCCGAGAACAAGGCAATCGCCGAGGTGATCGAACGGGCCCGCTGGACCGGCGCCCGCGCCCATATCCTGCACCTCTCGTCCTCCGACGCCCTGCCCATGATCGCCAGCGCCAAGCGCGACGGCGTCCACCTCACGGTGGAGACCTGCCCGCATTACCTGACCCTCATGGCCGAGGAAATCCCCGACGGGGCCACCGCCTACAAGTGCTGCCCGCCGATCCGCGAGGCCTCGAACCGCGAACTGCTCTGGGCGGGCCTGCAGGACGGCACGATCGACTGCATCGTCTCGGACCACTCCCCGTCCACCCTGGACCTGAAAGACCTGGAGAACGGGGACTTCGCCGTGGCCTGGGGCGGGGTCTCCTCGCTGCAGCTGGGCCTGTCGCTGATCTGGACCGAAGCCCGGCACCGCGGCATCCCGCTGGAGCAGGTTGTCTCGTGGATGTCGGCCAAGCCGGCCGAGCTCGCCCGCCTCTCGCAGAAGGGCCAGCTGGCCCTCGGATACGACGCCGACTTCGCCGTCTTCGCCCCCGACGAGGCGTACGTCGTGGATGTCTCCAAGCTCAAGCACAAGAACCCCATCACCCCGTATGACGGCAAGGCGCTCTCCGGCGTCGTCCGGCAGACCTTTCTCCGCGGCGCCCTGGTCGACGGCCGGACTCCCACCGGCAAGCTGATCCGCCGCGGCGGCGTATGA
- a CDS encoding winged helix-turn-helix domain-containing protein — protein MSQAAVAGTAAHGQRRRPCESGQAGQARQSGLTAQGLAVWVTLPEDAACDPAVLARAAELVLGRALRCAPEAEVHFRPAAGAATSAVVETPGGEPPAPSAGSISRLAVDLAAGDARVDGERVPLTDLEFALLRCLVQNCSRTVSRQELQHCLDAFGTPGAAARSIDVYVGRVRRKLKGCRHAVVTVRSGGYRFIPGPLATVRGPAEYSI, from the coding sequence ATGAGCCAGGCGGCCGTGGCCGGCACCGCCGCCCACGGCCAGCGCCGGCGCCCCTGCGAGTCCGGCCAGGCGGGCCAGGCCCGGCAGTCGGGCCTCACCGCGCAGGGGCTGGCCGTCTGGGTCACCCTGCCGGAGGACGCCGCCTGCGACCCCGCCGTCCTGGCCCGCGCGGCAGAACTCGTGCTCGGCCGCGCCCTGAGATGTGCCCCGGAGGCGGAAGTCCACTTCAGGCCTGCCGCCGGGGCCGCAACGTCCGCCGTCGTCGAGACTCCCGGCGGGGAGCCGCCGGCTCCGTCCGCCGGGAGCATCAGCCGGCTCGCCGTCGACCTCGCCGCCGGGGACGCCAGGGTCGACGGCGAACGGGTGCCCCTGACGGACCTGGAGTTCGCTCTCCTGAGGTGCCTCGTGCAGAACTGCTCGCGCACCGTCAGCCGGCAGGAACTGCAGCACTGCCTCGACGCGTTCGGCACCCCCGGCGCGGCGGCCCGGTCCATCGACGTCTACGTCGGCCGGGTGCGCCGGAAGCTCAAAGGCTGCCGGCACGCCGTCGTCACCGTCCGCAGCGGCGGCTACCGGTTCATCCCCGGCCCGCTGGCCACGGTGCGCGGCCCGGCGGAATACAGCATCTGA
- a CDS encoding peroxiredoxin, with the protein MNPTATTETPATTAATARLRAGAPAPGFTLADAAGRRVSLADYRGRNVVVYFYPRAATPGCTTEACDFRDNLASLQGAGYDVLGISPDAPAALASFTGDFGLTFPLLADEDHAVALAYGAWGEKIVDGEVREGVIRTTVVVDPEGTVVLARYAVSPQGHVRALRDELGI; encoded by the coding sequence ATGAACCCCACCGCCACCACTGAAACACCCGCTACCACGGCAGCGACGGCCAGGCTGCGTGCCGGAGCCCCGGCCCCCGGCTTCACGCTGGCCGACGCCGCGGGCCGGCGGGTTTCCCTCGCCGATTACCGCGGCAGGAACGTGGTTGTCTACTTCTATCCGCGTGCCGCCACCCCGGGCTGCACCACGGAAGCCTGCGACTTCCGCGACAACCTCGCCAGCCTGCAGGGTGCCGGCTACGACGTCCTGGGCATCTCCCCCGACGCCCCGGCGGCGCTGGCCTCGTTCACCGGCGATTTCGGGCTGACCTTCCCGCTGCTCGCCGACGAGGACCACGCCGTGGCGCTGGCCTACGGCGCCTGGGGAGAAAAGATTGTCGACGGCGAGGTCCGGGAAGGCGTCATCCGGACCACGGTGGTCGTGGACCCTGAAGGCACCGTGGTCCTGGCCCGGTACGCGGTCAGCCCGCAGGGACACGTGCGCGCGCTGCGGGACGAACTCGGGATCTGA